ATTTTTTCTTCGTCAGACTTATTTTCCCAATGCTCATCTTGTATTGCAACCTCATAACGACCTACGCTTGCTAAATGATCTGTCCATTCAACGCCTAGGCGACCATAAATTGCTTTTATTTCCTCGATGTACGCGTCCGCTGAGTCATACGGTTTGCTAATTCGACCTAGTGATGGTTCAACAATTTGGCGTTGATGATCTGTACAAGTTGCTGCTCCATCAAGTAAAATGACCCCTTTTACATCTTTTCGTTTACTCGCAACATTCGCCATGATAAATGCCCCCATTGAGTAACCCATTAATATCGGGCTCTCAATGTTTAACGCATCAAGCAACGCTAATATATCTTGTGTATGTAACTCAATACCTGTATTTTCAGGTGCTGGTGCACTATTACCACGCCCTTTTAAGTCAACCGAAATAAAACGATAATCGCCTTTCAAAAGCTCAGCATAATAATGCATTTGCATATGGTTGCCGGTTAAACCATGTACGGCAATAATAGTACCTTTCTCACCTGGATAATCTACAAAATGTAATGCACTACCATTCACTTCAATTGTTTGGTATTCCATTTCCATCATCCTCCTCATATAAATCATGCGGCGTTTTGAAGCCCATTGTGAAGGTGAACTTTCATCCATCTCCTCACCTAAACATTCGCCGAATAAAGATAAAGTTATTTTTACATTGTTATTTCAAAAAAGTCAAAAAATTTTTTCTTTTACTAACACTTAGGTTACTCTTTTTTTATAGCAGCATTTGAAAAATACCTTCGACTTTTCATTCTGATAATATTATATTGAAATAATTAAAATTTTATTATTTTTTCCATTTCCCATTTCCTAAATCCTCTAAAACAATAGTTATTAATCATATTTCCAATAATAAACATTTAAATCATGTGAGCAATTTACTTATTGATATAAAACTTTATTACTACATAAATTACCAAACCATAAATTTACTTTTAATGGATTAAATGTACGATATAATTACTTTTTGATACACTATTTGAAAAAGCAAAAAAGGAGTCTCAATTGAATAGAAAAAATAGAAAAATATTTATTTTACATGAAATTTATGGAGTAAATGATTTTATTCGAGAACAGGCATGTGCCTTTATGGATAAGCAAACCGAGGTAGAATGTGTGCAACTTTACACAGATGAAAAAAGCTTTACTTATAATCAGGAAAAAGAAGCTTACAAGTATTTCATTAATGAAATTGGCTTCGATGCTCCTTTGGAAATACTTTTCACACAACTAAGTACTGCCATACAACAATATGAAAAAGTTATAGTAATCGGTTATAGTGTAGGCGCAACACTTGCTTGGCGACTTGCTACGCTGCCGTTATATCGTGTTGTTTGCGTCTACGGCTCACGCATTCGCCAATATCTTGACTTGCAACCAAATTGCCCGACACTTATTCTTCTACCTAGTCATGAGGTTAATTTCAATGTCGAAAAATTGAGTCATGCACTAAAGCATCAACACTTTGTACAAACTATTCAATTTCCAGGGAAACATGGATTTATGGATCGTTATAACGCTTCATTTCATCAAGAAAGTGCTATGCTGGCGCAGACGTATATAAAAAAATTTTTATAAATCTTTTATGAGGTGGAGGCTATCACTTTGAATCAACCACAGCTTTTAGAAATCGATCCTTACACGGAATCAGGAAATGTCATTTATCCAAGCTTTCAACTTCCATTGCATATAGGAGCTATTGTAGGCATCTACACAGATGTAACGAAAATCAATACTTTAATGCAATGGTTTACAAAGCAAGAAAAGACATATACGCATATTCGTGAAAGTGCATTATACGAACGATTAACAGTAGGAGAGTATATTCATTTTTCTATGAAACTTTTTACAGCGCCTCTACACAATAAAGAGGAAATTTTAAAGCTGTTTTCTTTGTCCGATCAGAGGAATATTAAAATACTTAAACTTCAACATGGGGAAAAACAACGGTTAAAATTGCTACATACATATCTTAATCTAGCACCTACTCAAATAATCGAAGAACCCCTTCAAAACTTAGATGAATTTTCAAAACAAAATGTTCTCAAGCTTTTGATGGCACTTCAAAACCAAGAAAAATCTGTTGTTTTACTTTCAAACAATTTAGAGGACTTAATTATTTCGTGCGACGAAATATATAGATTAGATGCATTAGGTTTGCATGCACTCGATGTAAAAGAGGATGAAATCGAAACAGTTCCTACACATAACGAAAATGCACCTATACGACTTGATAAAATCCCAACAAAGAAAAATGACAAAATCATTTTATTTAATCCACCAGAAATAGATTACATTGAAAGTGTCGAAGGTGTTGTGAGCGTCTATGTTGCAAATGAAGCCTATCCATGTACAATGTCCCTTAATGATTTAGAACAAAAATTGACACCATTCGGCTTTTTTAGAAGTCATCGTTCTTATATCGTTAA
The genomic region above belongs to Lysinibacillus sp. FSL W8-0992 and contains:
- a CDS encoding dienelactone hydrolase family protein: MNRKNRKIFILHEIYGVNDFIREQACAFMDKQTEVECVQLYTDEKSFTYNQEKEAYKYFINEIGFDAPLEILFTQLSTAIQQYEKVIVIGYSVGATLAWRLATLPLYRVVCVYGSRIRQYLDLQPNCPTLILLPSHEVNFNVEKLSHALKHQHFVQTIQFPGKHGFMDRYNASFHQESAMLAQTYIKKFL
- a CDS encoding LytTR family transcriptional regulator DNA-binding domain-containing protein, with protein sequence MNQPQLLEIDPYTESGNVIYPSFQLPLHIGAIVGIYTDVTKINTLMQWFTKQEKTYTHIRESALYERLTVGEYIHFSMKLFTAPLHNKEEILKLFSLSDQRNIKILKLQHGEKQRLKLLHTYLNLAPTQIIEEPLQNLDEFSKQNVLKLLMALQNQEKSVVLLSNNLEDLIISCDEIYRLDALGLHALDVKEDEIETVPTHNENAPIRLDKIPTKKNDKIILFNPPEIDYIESVEGVVSVYVANEAYPCTMSLNDLEQKLTPFGFFRSHRSYIVNLQKVREIITWTRNSYSLALNSNEKTIVPLSKNKLADLKEILGI
- a CDS encoding alpha/beta fold hydrolase, which produces MEYQTIEVNGSALHFVDYPGEKGTIIAVHGLTGNHMQMHYYAELLKGDYRFISVDLKGRGNSAPAPENTGIELHTQDILALLDALNIESPILMGYSMGAFIMANVASKRKDVKGVILLDGAATCTDHQRQIVEPSLGRISKPYDSADAYIEEIKAIYGRLGVEWTDHLASVGRYEVAIQDEHWENKSDEEKIRLDFQSFYDYKPAEVFEKVECPILLIHSTGGIGTMPALFLVESYTETLKYAKNIWKFTSNSNHYTLVFEERKDVNRVILRFLESF